A window from Rana temporaria chromosome 8, aRanTem1.1, whole genome shotgun sequence encodes these proteins:
- the LRRC18 gene encoding leucine-rich repeat-containing protein 18, which produces MPKRKSTPKGKKITLKAAKNSIRITFDGRRRLDLSKMGIAVIPKCLLKLCDVEELDLSRNIIQKLPNWIHRFQNLRLLDLHSNQIEKLPESLGQLHNLLHLNVSNNKLTAKGVPMELCQLKNLRHLNLGLNAIDVLPTTIGALKELKEVGLFDNHLTTVPPSILKLPKLKKLNTKRNPILPTNEELEAEQQEAIQRVANLYLVSKKNLCSLCVAECQAEKSKLNKLKNIAIPMVKKPLFTNMLTPNSIAKEIQVKD; this is translated from the coding sequence ATGCCAAAAAGGAAAAGTACCCCCAAGGGTAAAAAAATAACCCTTAAAGCTGCTAAGAATTCAATCAGGATTACATTTGATGGCCGTCGAAGGTTGGATCTATCAAAGATGGGTATTGCAGTCATTCCTAAATGCTTGTTGAAGCTCTGTGATGTGGAAGAGCTGGATTTAAGTAGAAATATAATTCAGAAGTTGCCTAATTGGATACATCGTTTTCAGAATCTTCGCTTGTTAGACCTGCATAGCAATCAGATTGAGAAACTTCCAGAATCTTTAGGACAGCTTCACAATCTTCTTCATCTTAATGTTAGCAACAACAAACTCACAGCAAAAGGTGTCCCTATGGAACTGTGCCAACTTAAGAACCTTCGACACCTTAATCTTGGCCTCAATGCTATTGATGTTCTACCAACTACAATAGGTGCGCTTAAAGAGCTCAAAGAGGTAGGTCTTTTTGATAATCATCTTACTACAGTGCCCCCCAGCATCCTTAAATTGCCTAAATTGAAGAAACTGAACACCAAGAGAAATCCCATATTGCCAACAAATGAAGAACTGGAGGCAGAACAACAAGAGGCCATCCAACGTGTTGCAAATCTATATCTTGTAAGCAAGAAGAATTTGTGCAGCCTCTGTGTCGCAGAGTGTCAGGCCGAAAAAAGCAAGTTGAATAAACTGAAGAATATTGCAATTCCTATGGTAAAGAAACCCCTCTTTACAAACATGCTGACCCCAAATTCAATAGCCAAAGAAATCCAAGTAAaggattaa